The Maniola hyperantus chromosome 2, iAphHyp1.2, whole genome shotgun sequence genome includes a region encoding these proteins:
- the LOC117989703 gene encoding metallo-beta-lactamase domain-containing protein 1 isoform X1, with protein MCDIVVLYDGYSILRSKDEMRANCSCTLIMGQSNIIIDTMTSWDADKIVSALKLQNLTVEDVSYVVSTHGHSDHIGNNNLFLKAKHIVGFSVSFKDTYYIHPFEEGKEYLIDENVKIIPTPGHTLTDVTVLVTSVNRETFAITGDLFEKFEDIEDPSLWLEAGSEDPARQRINRLKVAQLADWIVPGHGPQFKVIVEIREILKSQLDESIAK; from the exons atgtgTGATATAGTAGTACTGTATGATGGTTATTCCATACTAAGAAGCAAAGACGAAATGAGAGCAAATTGTAGTTGTACCCTGATAATGGGCCAAAGTAATATAATCATAGATACAATGACTTCATGGGACGCTGATAAAATTGTAAGTG CCTTGAAGCTGCAAAACCTTACTGTGGAAGATGTCAGTTATGTTGTTTCTACCCACGGACATTCAGATCACATAGGCAACAACAATCTATTCCTGAAGGCTAAACATATTGTTGGTTTCAGTGTCTCATTTAAGGACACTTATTACATACATCCCTTTGAGGAAG gAAAGGAGTATTTAATAGATGAAAATGTGAAAATCATCCCAACACCAGGACATACACTCACAGATGTCACTGTTTTGGTTACGTCAGTTAATAGGGAAACATTTGCTATTAcag GCGATTTATTTGAAAAGTTCGAGGATATTGAGGACCCAAGTCTATGGTTGGAGGCTGGAAGTGAGGATCCTGCTCGACAGAGAATAAACAGATTAAAAGTGGCTCAGTTGGCTGATTGGATTGTGCCAGGACATGGACCACAGTTTAAAGTTATTGTTGAAATCAGAGAAATTCTTAAATCACAACTGGATGAAAGTATagcaaaataa
- the LOC117989703 gene encoding metallo-beta-lactamase domain-containing protein 1 isoform X2, producing MHDVISNTILKKITLKLQNLTVEDVSYVVSTHGHSDHIGNNNLFLKAKHIVGFSVSFKDTYYIHPFEEGKEYLIDENVKIIPTPGHTLTDVTVLVTSVNRETFAITGDLFEKFEDIEDPSLWLEAGSEDPARQRINRLKVAQLADWIVPGHGPQFKVIVEIREILKSQLDESIAK from the exons atgcacgacgtgatttctaatactattctgaagaaaataa CCTTGAAGCTGCAAAACCTTACTGTGGAAGATGTCAGTTATGTTGTTTCTACCCACGGACATTCAGATCACATAGGCAACAACAATCTATTCCTGAAGGCTAAACATATTGTTGGTTTCAGTGTCTCATTTAAGGACACTTATTACATACATCCCTTTGAGGAAG gAAAGGAGTATTTAATAGATGAAAATGTGAAAATCATCCCAACACCAGGACATACACTCACAGATGTCACTGTTTTGGTTACGTCAGTTAATAGGGAAACATTTGCTATTAcag GCGATTTATTTGAAAAGTTCGAGGATATTGAGGACCCAAGTCTATGGTTGGAGGCTGGAAGTGAGGATCCTGCTCGACAGAGAATAAACAGATTAAAAGTGGCTCAGTTGGCTGATTGGATTGTGCCAGGACATGGACCACAGTTTAAAGTTATTGTTGAAATCAGAGAAATTCTTAAATCACAACTGGATGAAAGTATagcaaaataa